One genomic window of Cannabis sativa cultivar Pink pepper isolate KNU-18-1 chromosome 2, ASM2916894v1, whole genome shotgun sequence includes the following:
- the LOC115718790 gene encoding sulfite reductase [ferredoxin], chloroplastic, which yields MTTSFGATNTPVFNDPKGQIGSFQRLKSANSFALSFHTRPVHVFSASNRTLIRAVSTPAKPETVTEPKRSKVEIFKEQSNFIRYPLNEEILTDAPNINEAATQLIKFHGSYQQYNRDERGQKSYSFMLRTKNPCGKVPNQLYLTMDDLADQFGIGTLRLTTRQTFQLHGVLKKDLKTVMSSIIKNMGSTLGACGDLNRNVLAPAAPLVRKDYLFAQQTADNIAALLTPQSGFYYDVWVDGEQFMTVEPPEVTKVRNDNSHGTNFPDSPEPIYGTQFLPRKFKIAVTVPTDNSVDLLTNDIGVVVVTDDNGEPQGFNLYVGGGMGRTHRVETTFPQLALPLGYVPKEDILYAVKAIVVTQRENGRRDDRRYSRLKYLVSSWGIEKFRSAVEKFYGRKFEPNRELPEWEFKSYLGWHEQGDGNLFCGLHVDSGRVAGKMKKALREVIEKYGLSVRLTPNQNIILCDIRNSWRRPITTILAQAGLLHPRYVDPLNVTAMACPAMPLCPLAITEAERGIPDILKRVRAVFETVGLRYSESVVIRITGCPNGCARPYMAELGLVGDGPNSYQIWLGGTPNQTSLARTFMNKVKIHDLEKVLEPLFYHWKRKRQSKESFGAFANRLGFEKLQEMVDKWEGPVAASSRHNLKLFADKETYEAMDKLAKLQDKSAHQLAIEVIRDFVASQPNGKSE from the exons ATGACGACGTCGTTTGGAGCTACGAATACTCCCGTGTTCAACGATCCCAAGGGTCAGATTGGGAGCTTTCAGAGACTTAAGTCCGCTAACTCTTTCGCTTTGAGCTTTCATACTAGACCCGTTCATGTCTTTTCGGCTTCGAACCGTACGCTCATCAGAGCCGTTTCTACG CCGGCAAAGCCAGAGACTGTAACCGAGCCTAAGCGTAGTAAAGTTGAAATATTCAAAGAACAAAGTAATTTCATAAGATATCCTCTTAACGAGGAGATATTAACAGATGCCCCAAATATCAATGAGGCTGCTACACAATTGATCAAGTTCCATGGAAGCTATCAACAGTATAATAGAGATGAACGTGGTCAAAAGTCGTACTCATTTATGCTTCGTACGAAGAACCCTTGTGGGAAAGTCCCAAACCAACTTTACTTGACCATGGATGATCTTGCCGATCAGTTTGGAATTGGGACACTAAGATTAACTACGAGGCAGACATTTCAGCTACACGGGGTTCTAAAGAAGGACCTCAAGACAGTAATGAGTAGCATTATTAAAAACATGGGCTCAACTCTTGGTGCCTGTGGCGATCTCAATAGGAATGTACTTGCTCCAGCTGCCCCACTTGTTAGAAAAGATTATCTCTTTGCACAACAAACAGCGGATAACATTGCAGCCCTGTTAACTCCTCAGTCTGGTTTTTACTATGATGTGTGGGTGGATGGTGAGCAATTCATGACGGTAGAACCTCCTGAAGTAACCAAGGTCCGCAATGATAATTCTCATGGAACAAATTTCCCTGATTCACCCGAGCCTATCTACGGAACACAGTTCTTACCCAGGAAATTTAAAATTGCAGTTACTGTACCAACAGATAACTCTGTGGATCTTCTCACAAATGACAttggtgttgttgttgttactGACGATAATGGGGAGCCTCAGGGTTTCAATTTATAT GTTGGTGGTGGTATGGGAAGAACTCACAGGGTGGAAACCACTTTTCCCCAACTGGCATTACCATTGGGATATGTCCCGAAAGAGGATATTTTGTATGCAGTGAAAGCTATTGTTGTTACACAGAGAGAAAATGGCAGAAGGGATGATCGTAGATACAGTAGGCTTAAGTATTTAGTAAGCTCTTGGGGGATTGAGAAGTTTAGAAGTGCTGTTGAGAAATTTTATGGAAGGAAATTTGAGCCTAACCGTGAATTGCCTGAGTGGGAATTTAAAAGCTACTTAGGATGGCATGAGCAG GGAGATGGCAATTTATTTTGTGGACTCCATGTTGATAGTGGTCGTGTAGCAGGGAAGATGAAGAAAGCACTGAGGGAGGTCATTGAAAAATATGGTTTAAGCGTGCGGCTAACACCAAATCAGAACATCATCTTGTGTGATATTCGAAATTCATGGAGGCGTCCCATCACTACAATACTTGCCCAAGCTGGTCTGCTG CATCCTAGATACGTAGATCCCCTTAATGTAACTGCTATGGCATGCCCGGCAATGCCTCTTTGCCCACTGGCAATAACTGAAGCAGAGCGGGGAATCCCTGACATCCTAAAGCGTGTTCGAGCAGTTTTTGAGACG GTTGGTCTAAGGTACAGTGAATCTGTGGTCATAAGGATAACTGGTTGTCCTAATGGTTGCGCCAGACCATACATGGCCGAACTTGGACTGGTTGGGGATGGTCCCAATAGCTACCAG ATTTGGCTTGGAGGAACACCCAACCAAACCTCCCTTGCAAGAACCTTCATGAACAAGGTTAAGATTCATGACCTTGAAAAAGTTTTGGAGCCATTGTTTTATCACTGGAAACGCAAACGCCAATCTAAAGAGTCATTTGGAGCCTTTGCAAATCGCTTG GGATTTGAAAAACTTCAAGAAATGGTTGACAAATGGGAAGGTCCAGTAGCTGCTTCATCACGACATAACCTGAAGCTTTTTGCAGACAAGGAGACATACGAAGCCATGGATAAACTGGCAAAACTGCAGGATAAGAGCGCGCATCAGCTAGCTATAGAAGTCATTCGCGATTTTGTTGCTTCCCAGCCAAATGGGAAAAGTGAATGA